Proteins encoded within one genomic window of Platichthys flesus chromosome 13, fPlaFle2.1, whole genome shotgun sequence:
- the LOC133967137 gene encoding LOW QUALITY PROTEIN: ly6/PLAUR domain-containing protein 6-like (The sequence of the model RefSeq protein was modified relative to this genomic sequence to represent the inferred CDS: substituted 1 base at 1 genomic stop codon) yields the protein MEHWPAVAWVLLLTIIMDLLKSSHTRDFTEQDIIFLHHASPPFPGGFKCFTCEDSQDNFECNRWAPDKYCPPEATYCYTXHSIDWEGSSVSVTKRCVVLEDCLSTGCTERDHEGKQKSSPHRSSYSHKPLLISFP from the exons ATGGAGCACTGGCCTGCGGTGGCCTGGGTCCTACTGCTGACCATCATCATGGATCTTCTGAAAAGCTCCCATACCAGAGACTTTACGGAACAAGACATCATATTTCTTCACCATGCGA GTCCTCCTTTTCCTGGTGGATTCAAGTGCTTCACCTGTGAAGATTCACAAGATAACTTTGAGTGCAATCGTTGGGCACCAGACAAGTACTGCCCACCTG AAGCCACATATTGCTACACCTGACACTCAATAGATTGGGAAGGCAGTAGTGTGTCAGTGACCAAACGCTGTGTGGTTCTGGAGGACTGTCTTTCCACAGGATGTACTGAAAGGGATCATGAAGGAAAACAG AAATCCAGTCCCCATCG ATCCAGTTACTCCCACAAGCCTCTCCTCATCTCATTCCCTTAA